In Cryptococcus deuterogattii R265 chromosome 4, complete sequence, a genomic segment contains:
- a CDS encoding ESCRT-II complex subunit VPS36: protein MTLPSPLSATYWSTWSPIRPSATVIESVQRDQGEEWIGSWDAVGLYEANDKQPGYQTISLHITTHRLILIPSDSHPTHTPSLQTHLSYVRNTEYYSGFMRSSPKVTLTLGNPQSRDNDPSVEGAGTWTCRVCGYVNERKGLGKSGKCGLCGVPYAQAVASPSASTMPSRAGTPNSSGFTPKASTADDKEDEGKIACPTCTFLNSALLRNCEICTTPLPRLRQSNHAREKPEKQQVVRLSFRKGGDKEAYRKLTSVLGDKAWEREGRSNAQTMNPNGERSGAGIDGILQSIDLSTKAQDTHMQTAFADLEALMLRAGEMVRLAQSLNQKLSSQQAAASSPSGSPHGQTTEEEATMIRTSLVQLGLATPALTKEMVKNERAYHEGLAKELGGLLTGRDGERGLMVGEKGRGVVALDEVWGLWMRARGVALLSPQALIDTLPYLPNHTSPSIHSLRLPSSLMVLHTPTFSTSSILSRTLNRLEPSSPDTNPTDSSPFEKSFSLLEFASTESLPIGLAQEFVELMESQAGLVRDDQAGQGGGGVRWYRDIISP, encoded by the exons ATGACCTTgccctcccctctctccgCTACGTACTGGTCAACCTGGTCACCAATCCGTCCCTCGGCCACTGTGATAGAATCTGTGCAGCGAgaccaaggagaagagtggatCGGCAGCTGGGATGCCGTCGGTCTCTACGAAGC AAATGACAAGCAACCAGGATACCAGACAATATCTTTACACATAACTACGCACCGTCTGATACTCATTCCATCTGACAGCCATCCAACTCATACTCCGTCACTACAAACGCATCTATCGTATGTCCGTAATACCGAATATTACTCTGGCTTTATGCGTAGTTCGCCTAAAGTGACTCTCACTCTTGGAAATCCCCAGTCCAGAGACAATGATCCCTCAGTTGAAGGCGCTGGAACGTGGACCTGTCGGGTGTGTGGATATGTCAACgaaagaaagggattgGGCAAATCGGGCAAGTGCGGGCTATGTGGTGTACCGTATGCCCAAGCTGTAGCATCTCCCAGCGCATCAACAATGCCTTCACGAGCTGGTACACCTAATTCATCAGGCTTTACTCCCAAAGCGTCTACCGCCGATGacaaagaggatgagggaaaGATCGCCTGCCCTACCTGTACATTCCTTAATTCGGCATTGCTCCGAAACTGCGAAATTTGCACTACACCTCTCCCGCGGCTCCGCCAGTCTAACCACGCCAGGGAAAAACCAGAGAAGCAGCAAGTCGTGAGACTAAGTTTTCGCAAAGGAGGGGACAAAGAGGCGTATAGAAAACTTACGAGTGTCCTTGGGGACAAGGCATGGGAACGCGAAGGCCGTTCTAATGCTCAAACTATGAACCCCAACGGTGAGAGGTCAGGGGCCGGGATTG ATGGCATTCTTCAATCGATTGACTTATCGACGAAAGCCCAAGATACCCACATGCAAACAGCGTTTGCGGATCTTGAAGCACTCATGCTGCGTGCAGGCGAGATGGTTCGCCTAGCACAGTCTCTCAATCAGAAGCTCTCCTCGCAACAAGCTGCCGCGTCAAGTCCCAGCGGTTCACCTCATGGACAAACcacagaggaagaggctaCTATGATTCGTACATCGCTCGTGCAACTTGGCCTTGCGACACCCGCTTTAACCAAAGAGATGGTCAAGAATGAGCGGGCTTACCATGAAGGACTTGCAAAAGAGCTGGGAGGATTATTGACCGGCAGGGATGGGGAAAGGGGGTTAATGGTGGgcgagaaaggaagaggggtcGTGGCACTAGATGAGGTTTGGGGGCTGTGGATGCGTGCCAGAGGCGTTG CATTATTATCACCACAAGCACTGATTGATACTTTACCTTACCTTCCTAACCATAcctccccttccatccattcACTCCGCCTCCCTTCGAGTCTAATGGTCTTACATACTCCGACATTTTCAACGTCGTCCATTCTGTCTCGAACTCTCAACCGCTTAGAACCATCGTCCCCTGACACCAATCCCACTGATTCCTCGCCTTTTGAAAaatccttctccctccttgaATTTGCTTCGACCGAATCATTGCCTATAGGACTCGCACAAGAATTTGTGGAACTCATGGAATCACAAGCAGGTCTGGTCAGAGACGACCAAGCCGGACAAGGAGGTGGCGGTGTTAGATGGTATCGAGATATTATCAGCCCATAA
- a CDS encoding alpha-aminoadipic semialdehyde synthase, with translation MRSFPLTRSPFSPFTTRRCLTTLGLRREDPSRIWERRTPLTPQAVQNLLADAKDELRVEVESCKRRCFSDALYSDAGAKIVSSLSKDVDVVLGIKEPRLADIRYLVEASKNEGKKRTWMMFSHTHKGQEYNIPLLSTFLHPTQTLIDHELLTAPVPGKDDEPQLKRVAAFGWFAGAVGTGEALSLTGLALLRRGLATPLLSLSRPYSFGSLAAFKEALKKAGEQVQSSSDLKGHEPIVIGVTGAGHVSSGAKEMLNELGVVWVAPEELAELRQSGSPNKIYACAITAASYLQRIEGGIFDREEYYKSPDKYMSIFAAKIAPHLTTLINGVGWSKGFPRAITSSSLNKLIEKENGKQKLVAVQDIACDKEGGLEFVDQFTTIDNPYFEGPGDILISAIDILPTELAADASTYFSSALYPYIQGLLFPSSQGDKGDIADTLSRAAIIKDGILQPQHEWLGGKIEQWKTGGAAAPDSLKQERLRKGGKKKVLLLGSGLVAGPAVDVFAARPDVHLIIASNNLAEAQSHIRGRPNVEAVALDVADDAKMSEYVEEADIVVSLLPAPMHPRVAKHCLDHSRHLVTASYNSPELQALHSQAVEKDVIFLGECGLDPGIDSMAAMRILERVKREGKQVKSFVSWCGGLPELSASKGPLRYKFSWSPKAVLTAAQNDASFKLDGKHVKIPGNELLARRFPEVKLWEGLPLEGLANRDSMPYAKKYGLGPAEGLTDLFRGTLRYQGFSSLLNSFRLLGLLRSDPLPGSPKSWTEFFTMTVERELGLNKALKGEDVNSAVQDLVGEGSKDVLRALKLFSLFPGTDTSLLPLPKLPTPSPIDLFAHLLSRKLAYLPDERDTCLLHHSFTISTPSSNTQQVTASLRHIASPTQSSMSITVGKTLAFAALRVADGEVKVRGVTGPYEREVWTGVLSSLEGEGVVIEEKWN, from the exons ATGCGTTCATTCCCACTCACTCGTAGCCCATTTAGCCCATTTACTACTCGCCGCTGTCTAACCACTCTCGGTCTGCGAAGGGAAGACCCCTCCAGGATCTGGGAGAGGCGTACCCCACTTACTCCTCAGGCAGTCCAGAACCTCTTGGCAGACGCCAAAGATGAGCTCAGAGTGGAGGTAGAGAGCTGCAAGAGGCGATGCTTCTCAGATGCTCTATACTCGGAC GCTGGAGCAAAGATTGTATCTTCCTTATCAAAGGACGTGGATGTCGTACTAGGCATCAAAGAACCCCGCTTGGCTGATATCAGATATTTGGTAGAGGCTTCTAAGaatgaaggcaagaagcgaACATGGATGATGTTCTCGCACACTCATAAAGGGCAG GAATACAatatccctcttctctccacttttcttcatcccactCAGACACTCATCGATCATGAACTATTGACGGCACCGGTTCCTGGCAAAGACGATGAGCCTCAGTTGAAACGTGTCGCCGCATTTGGATGGTTTGCAGGTGCTGTGGGTACTGGGGAGGCATTATCTCTTACCGGCCTTGCCCTTCTGCGGAGGGGACTTGCTACCCCTTTGCTT AGTCTGTCACGACCTTACTCTTTTGGTTCTTTAGCTGCGTTCAAGGAAGCTCTAAAGAAGGCTGGTGAGCAGGtacagtcttcttctgatctcAAAGGACACGAACCCATCGTCATTGGCGTCACGGG AGCCGGGCACGTCTCATCTGGAGCCAAAGAAATGCTTAATGAACTCGGTGTGGTATGGGTAGCACCAGAGGAACTTGCTGAGCTGAGGCAAAGTGGAT CTCCAAACAAG ATCTATGCTTGTGCAATCACTGCTGCTTCCTATCTCCAACGTATTGAGGGAGGTATTTTTGATAGGGAAGAGTATTACAAGTCACCTGATAAGTACATGAGCATCTTTGCGGCCAAG ATTGCGCCTCACTTGACCACTCTGATCAATGGAGTTGGGTGGAGCAAAGGCTTCCCTCGAGCTATCACGAGTTCCAGCCTGAATAAACtcattgaaaaggaaaatggaaagCAGAAGCTTGTAGCCGTGCAAGACATCGCTTGCGATAAAGAG GGTGGGCTCGAATTCGTGGATCAATTCACCACTATCGACAACCCCTATTTTGAAGGTCCTGGTGACATACTTATTAGCGCCATCGATATTCTCCCCACCGAACTTG CCGCCGATGCGTCAACTTATTTCTCGTCTGCTCTTTATCCTTATATTCAAggccttcttttcccatctAGTCAAGGTGACAAGGGCGATATAGCCGACACTCTTTCACGGGCAGCCATCATCAAGGACGGCATTCTCCAACCCCAACATGAATGGTTAGGAGGGAAAATTGAGCAATGGAAGACTGGAGGTGCAGCTGCGCCAGACTCTCTCAAGCAGGAGAGGTtaaggaagggaggaaagaagaaagtcTTGCTCCTTGGGAGCGGTCTGGTGGCAGGCCCTGCAGTGGATGTCTTTGCGGCGAGACCTGATGTTCATCTGATCATCG CCAGCAACAATCTTGCCGAGGCCCAGAGTCACATTCGCGGCCGTCCCAATGTTGAGGCTGTTGCTCTTgatgttgctgatgatgcCAAAATGAGTGAATACGTGGAAGAAGCGGACATTGTCGTCAG TCTCCTTCCTGCGCCCATGCACCCCCGTGTGGCTAAACACTGCCTCGACCACTCCCGCCATCTTGTCACGGCTTCTTACAACTCCCCCGAGCTCCAAGCTCTGCATTCGCAGGCGGTTGAGAAAgatgtcatcttccttgggGAATGCGGTTTGGATCCAGGAATTGACTCTATGGCTGCCATGCGGATCCTTGAAAGGGTAAAGAGGGAGGGTAAACAAGTCAAATCGTTCGTATCGTGGTGCGGTGGCCTACCAGAATTGAGCGCGAGCAAGGGGCCTCTGAGGTACAAGTTTTCTTGGAGTCCAAAGGCAGTCTTGACAGCTGCACAGAATGATGCGTCCTTTAAATTGGATGGCAAG CATGTGAAAATCCCAGGAAATGAGCTGTTGGCGAGACGCTTTCCCGAGGTAAAGTTATGGGAAGGGTTGCCGCTGGAAGGTTTGGCAAATCGTGACTCAATGCCCTACGCCAAAAAGTACGGGCTGGGTCCAGCTGAAGGGCTGACAGACCTCTTCCGAGGGACTCTTCG TTATCAAGGGTTCTCATCTCTACTTAATTCTTTCCGCTTGCTCGGTCTCCTTCGCTCTGACCCCCTTCCCGGGTCTCCGAAATCTTGGACCGAGTTCTTTACAATGACTGTAGAAAGGGAATTGGGCCTGAACAAAGCAttgaaaggagaggatgtaAACAGTGCTGTGCAAGATTTGGTcggagaaggaagcaagGACGTTCTCAGGGCCTTGAAGCT CTTCTCACTCTTCCCAGGCACCGACACTTCCTTGCTTCCTCTCCCGAAGCTTCCCACCCCTTCTCCCATTGATCTCTTTGcccatctcctttcccGCAAGCTTGCCTATCTTCCCGATGAGCGTGACACGtgcctccttcatcattcgTTCACTATCTCAACACCCTCTAGCAATACACAGCAAGTGACAGCGTCTCTCCGCCACATCGCCAGTCCGACTCAGTCTTCCATGAGCATCACAGTCGGTAAGACATTGGCATTTGCAGCTTTAAGGGTGGCGGATggagaggtgaaggtgagAGGTGTGACAGGACCATATGAACGAGAAGTGTGGACAGGAGTTTTGAGTTCattggaaggagagggtgtTGTAATCGAAGAGAAATGGAACTAA